The stretch of DNA ctttcttctttgttcttttgcAAAGGAAAaggagactatatatatatatatatatttatatatatgaaaaCCATCACAATGTATAAAAAGACTATTATGCCGTCTGAAATGAAATATTAAACTCACTTTCAAAATTAGTATAACACTACTAAAATTGAATATTGTCAATAGATGATAGCACATAATAAGTGGCTAGTCATTATTATCTAATCCGAGTTGTTCTTTTTATCTAATCTTTAATTTTAGTGCATGTAAAAGGCTAGTCGTTAGCACGAACTATTATACTATTGGCACATAGTTAATGtgacattcgtagcaaataagatCGAATTAAATGATCCAATTCTGCATAAGGTAGCATCAaacttgatagaatcatgatcgaACTTCATGTGCGCTCGTTATATTTTGGTCCTCCACGGCCAAACATATGGGATGCGGGGGTTGTCTTCTCCCTCGACGCGGAATGCAAAGCCAAAATTAGGGTCTTCCCTTCCTACCACTTGAAACACAGATTGATGCATTGGGACATTACGCCATTGCTGAGATCAACCATCCAGAAAATTGGAATAAAATAAGAAGGAAAATAAATGAAGCACTCGCGAAATCAGAGGAAAGCATATCGAAGAACACATCATCGATCGTTCTTCTTCGTTATTCCCGGATCACACGATAACTGCGGTCAAGATGTTCGTTGCAGAAACGAGCCACACACAGACAACTCGAGAAAGCCAAAACGGAAACAGGCAACGAGATCTCGAGATCGGGctttaggaggaggaggaggaagaagagtcggttTGGGAGCCGACGACGAGGCGGCGGTGATCCGAGATGGGGGCGGCCTCGGGCTGGGCGCAGCCGTCGACGGTGGCGTAGAGGCGGTAGGGCGGGGCGTCGGTGGCGAGCCACTGGCGGACGTAGAAGAGGGTCTGGGAGCAGAGGGTGTGGGGCCCAGTGGCGGTGACCTCCACGTACTCGCAGTACCAGCCGTGGTGGGCGCCGGCGCCGTCGGAGGTGAGGTTGAGGCGGCAGAGCGGCGTGGCCAGGCCGCAGGGCCCGCGGCCGCTGAAGGCGTCGAGGGCGCCTCGCTCGTAGTAGTCGTGGTCGGGGCCCATGAGGCCGCCCCACGCCACCAGGTCCGCCACCGCCACCTCCCGCCCCGCCGCGTCCCCCAGCGTCAGCCCGATGGTGGCGTCCGTCCCCCCCTTGAACACCGACCCCGTCCGCACGTACACCGTGTACACGCACTCATCCTCCTCCTGTGCCACTCCATCAGATCACATCATTCACACACGCACGCAGACACAACACGATCTCAGATCTCAGGTCAAGAGGAAGCTTACCTCGGAGGCGACGAACGGGACTATGGcgaggatgaggaggagaagcacgcAGTGTCCGATCAAGCATCGTCGACCCATCTTTCTATCGCTTGCAACCCACCATTGTGGCGTCAGGGTTAAGTACATATATAGACGTCAGTCGGTCAGCTATAGGTTCGGTGCGGATGGCAACAAGACACGAAAGCATTGACCACCAGGTGTTCGATCAAATACATCTGTGGCGAGCGTTTCTTGATCCCACAACGCTTCGAATCGAACCCGAACCGGtccaaaattaaaatcaaatcacaacaacGATTCGACGAACCGGTCTAGAATTAAAATCAAATCACATGAACGATTCTAAATCGAACCAAAATGCCGATTTGGTTCCGATATGACttcaatataaataattaattaattaattaacattttaaaaaattaaaataaaaataaacaaaaaagattCGGAATCAAAATTAATTGAAATAATCAGTTTCAAAATCATGCCCACTTTCCAACTACTAATAAATAAATAGAATAGCACAGCTAGAATTGTTGAGACACTCCAATAAAAGCTTGTCGAGCATATGCACACTGCTTGTAGTCAGAACCAAGTTTTTAGTCTTGACAACCTGCACAAGTATGTCACATACTGATATAGAAGACAGAAACATGTTCAGTTTCAACAAAGGGAAATCGAAATCATGACTGCAGATGATGTCATATTATCCAGACAAATGTGCATCTTAGAATGTACAGTTGACTATTAGAAGGCTGGCATACAAACTGCAACGTCCAATTGCTTCGAACTTCTAAATACACGCCATATGCTGCTTTCTTGATATATAAGAGGTCCTGACAATGCACGTTCTGTTGGTTCTTCTCATCCCTGAAGGCAACCATCCAATTTGTTTGAGAGTATCACATGATATTATATGCATTGTGCCCTACAGACGCAATTTATCTATATGCCCGAATATTGACTTGATAACAAGGTTCATACCTCTTATCAATGACTGGAACTGCCAAGATCGAAGTCCATTGTATAGTCATACTCGATAGTAGGAACCACCGAGGCGATGAACTTCAAGAACAAGAACAGGTATCTGCAAAAGAACGGAGATGGTCATGGTAGCCGTATAATGCCACATTTCGACATTATAAATGGAATTGCAGTACTAAATTGGAGTTTGACAAAATAGAACCAAAAGGCTGACAAGCACGGCTTATCAACTTTCGGAAACATCACATGACAAGGTCCTCGATGCATGAAGATTCTATATTTCAGTTACTAACGGCATCTATCACAAAGAACATTACTTATCGACTTCTGGTTCAACACCACGTGATATtagaacatcaatgatctttttcATCACAGCACCATGACGACATGGATGTACAGATGCATGCTTcccgggcaagtgaggatgatctTCACTTGTCACCTGTCAATTTCCAAAAGATGCAATTAATAACCAAATGTAAGTCAAGCAAGAAGTtgaagtaccaagaaaaatgatGACAAAATTATGTCGGAAAACTCTAGGTCTTACAGAGAAATAAATACCTTGAGAAAAAAATCTGACAACTAATTCATGAGAATGTTATGTCGCCATTTGCTTCTATGTCATGTGAAAGTCATTAGGACATGATCGCTAATGCAGAACTTCCTTATTCAAGCAAATAAGGAGTCCAGACATGATCTATGTACAATGAAATCGTTACATAGTACTAGAACCAAACATATATTTTTAAATGATCTACCATTTATTAAAAACCATCACAGTAATGAGATACCCACTACTAAAACATGCAACACATACAATAACTACACTGGCAAATATCATATGGTACACCCGTGAAAATCAGATAAACTTGATGCTACCAATATTGATTGGGCATTATCATATTGGACACAGTTGATACCATGAAAAAAATATAGAAACTTTGGGCTGTAGGATCTTCATCATCCATCTTTACAGAAGGAACATACAATTTTTTTGGAGCCACTGatgaattgtttgaggaataaacACAAATACTTTTTCATCCACAAACACAACCTCAATAACGTCAGTTTATCACGCTAAAGGATAAACTGATCTCTGAGATATTCATGACAAATAATTAAAAACAAGTGTGACAGACAGCCAATCAGCCGTGAAATAAATTTTAGAACAGTGATATCACCGTTTTCCGTGCATGATCCTGGCTAACATCTTCAAATACCAGTTCTGGCTGCAGAGGCATCCTTGACTGCAACAGAATAACAAAACATAAGGTCAAGGGCCTAGTAAAAAAGGCTCCAGATTATCAttaatatcttaatatttttaacatatatCGACCAAGAAACAAATAAATCTGAAGGCCACAGAGAGTAAAAGGTTTGTTGAGAATAGCATGTGCGGTTACAATCACCACAACGACGGCACAACTTATTAAATTAATGAAACTTTCCTAGAATGTATCACATCATACTAGTAGCATCTACACAGAATAGTTGTCTGTGCCTATTTCTGAAAGTTAACTACATCATGTGACACAGCTTTAGATCTGTCCACCAGAAAAGTTCCAAAATAAAGTATTCTCAATCTtaacaagagaattcaaaatactTGAGTTCCCCAGTCAGGAATCAGCAAAAAATTTCAAACTACAGAAAGTACATTTTGAAATTGGCAAATTGTTGTTTTCATGAATCACATTGTTTGACAGTAGACTGCTAAATGCTTGTGTATATATTATTAAATCCATAAAGATGACAATGTACTATGAAAGTAGAAGCTAAAATAAATTAAGCCATACAATTACTTTAAATAACTAATCTAAACTTTCATGAAGAAGCATCATTATAGTGGAACTACCTCATCATATCCAGTAAGCCATACACGAGGAGTTTGATAATACTTGTCATACCTGCAAAAACAAACATGTCATCCACAATAATCAAAATCCACTAACGGTAACTTTATCACAAGAATGATGAAtgatattcaaattaaaaaaataaattacaaacaacaaaataatatatatatatatatatatatatatatatatatatatattataatatatatataatatgaaattGCAGTATTAGTTATATAAGATCATAATTATGGTCTAATTAACTTCAAACGTAACAACAACCCTTACTTTGTTAGTACCATGTTTTATAATGCATAGACAAAATCCAACTTATGAACTTCTTGATCCTGACCCTTGGACTAAAAAGGAAAAAGGTAAACAAGGTTGGCTTATTCTGTATATTAAAATTACAACAAGATTGTATAATAGATTTTAAAAGGACAAGTGTAATGTAATTAATCAGACACTTGTATTCTTCTCAAGCAAATTAAGGGTGTAAATTATAATTAAAGTAACTTACACTTACATGAACAAGAACAAACAATGCAACCAGGGATTGAGAACAAGATATACCACTAAAAATAGGGTGGGGTGTTTAAATTTGGAACGTATCTATCCAATACCATTCCCATGTATGGGCATGAGCATCTGACTATGCCTATGATAAATGTGGCATAGCATGACCTGCACCATGCTATGCCAAGATGAGTTAAAAATGCTCTCTCCCTAGTTCACCATCTAACAAGGCAATTTTTGTCTTTCACCAAATTAAACAAACCCaaaagagcttataaagtctgataAGTCAAAATAAGATCCTTTTTTGTCATGCAGTGTCATCATATCAATTTTACCTTCTCTTTTGACTTTACCCTACCAGATATTTTCCTGTCTCTTGCCTTTCAGCCTGTTCACATTGTTGAATAAGAGTATAAGACTTTGAGTGCAAGGAAATTTGATTTTGACTCTTCCTCTAAAGAATCAAAGAGTGAGGTCTACTTTATCTCTATTCAAAACCAGCAAGTCACTAAGTTAAATGTGCGGCATAAACAGATTGCAGGTAAGACATAAAATCACATTCTTAAGAAAAGAGTCCAGACTGCCAAATTATGTAGACCATGTGCAACCAAATGCGATGTTTATGTAGTATTCTTAATTTCATATATACAAGTAAGTTAGCTTACCTTCAAAAAGATTTTTGCATAAATGCTTGCAAGACATACAACACCAAAGATAGCAAACATATGTCAGTTATTTGAGTCAAAAGGACAATCTTTCTTCCACTAAAGTACTTACGTAATGCTAACATCATATGTTCGGGTCCGAAGAATGTTGTCATCCTCAGGTTCATTGGCAACAAAATATGTTGACTTAAGGGTGGCCTGCAGTTAATCAAAACTATCAAAGACTGAAAATTACATTTGTAGAAAACCATAGATATGGAGCAAAGGAGAGGAATAAAACAATAACAACGACAAAGCATTTAACTGATATAAAGAATGCTATGCAACAGTTAGCTTAGAAGTTCCAGCAACAAACAGTTAATACAGAAGACTTTGAAGAAGCTTATGACCAGGACCAAGGTATAAAGTGACCAAAATAGCAGGATATTTTGACTTACAAACTACATACTCCATGGGGGTAGGATTCCAAATATTATTAATGAGGGATCATCTTCATAAAATTATGCTATATATTGTGCAATGTTAGAGGGCAGGCCTTGGTACAACAGTAAGGAATACCCTTTAAATATTTGAAGATAAGATTGTATACATTGGTCCTCCCTAGACTCTGCATTGGTGGGAGCCTCATGTTTTGGGTACACCCTTTTTTTTATTGTGCAATATTGatacaatataaaaaataattgtcTAGTATTGTGGGAGTGGatgagatggatggatataagttATCAACAAAACATTAGATTAAAGCGAGGAACAATaacacaaagaaagaaaaaaaaatataaaccagGTTGACCGAACATCTGCATTCCAATTGAAGATTCCTACAAATTTTCATACATTCAGTGTCTGTTTCCTTATAATACCAATCATTAAACAGGATCTGCTGATTACTAGTGCAGGTGTCCAGTAACATGAATAGTAATCCTTTTGAATTCCTTGTTTGCTTTGCTTTATTTCTTTCCTCTCCAATGAATTCAATCACACTGAATTTAGCACATACTATGTcaccctctatatatatatatatatatgtatgtatatatatatatatgtatgtatatatatatatatatgtataaatatatatatgtatatatatatatatatatatatgtaactgaAAATCTGATAACAAAATGAACCTACATATTGGAGGTGCATGCTCATGATGAAAAATATAACATCATAATTATGTGAATAATTAGACCATCTTACAAGAAAAGTGGTGTTTCAGAAAACAAGtacaatttataagaaatgaacaTGAGCACTTGCCGTATCTGTTTCAATGAGGTTTTCAGGATCTTCATAATCCTCCATATCAGGtatgtcttcctcctcctcaccaCCAAAATAAGCAGGGATAGACCTGATAGCCGCACCTTTGCTTATCTCCAGAGACTCCATGGAAGGCAATCCTTCCACCTCAGAACTCTTGGTCTCTAAGAACTCAAATTTTCAAGTTCCGGGATGGAAATTACAAACTAAGGACCATGCCCAATTCCAATAAATGAATCTCTCTCACCTTTTGGCATTCCGTGAGTGGCCAACCAGCCATcaccgtcatcatcatcatcatcgttacCAAGAAGAAATTCCCCTCCTGCGGCATcgtattcctcttccatcgaactAGCCCTCCTTAGACAAGGCACTAGGGGCGAACCAAAGTAAACAAAGCTAATTATTGATTGATCGAACATAAAGTGCTAGAATTCCATCTTTCTAGTTGAATAACACGAAATATGGTCACTGATCTTGAAAAAAGGGCAAAAGGAAGGATCTTTAATTTGACTAATCAGAAAACTTCAACAAGATGGCCAACAAAGGGCCGCCATACCATTCCTCGTTATCAGATATTGCTTGTCATCGGGCAAGTATGATTTCCTCTTGCTCGTCTCGCCTGCCTCCCTAACAAAACCAAGCCTAGTTGTAAGAAACCGAATCGAAAAGGAGAGATATGGAGACGAGGGAGAAGAGGGCCAACCAAGACCAGGTGGGGCATTTGGCAACGAGGTTGTCGCCGGCGAGGACGAACTCGGAGACGCTGAGGACGCCCTTCTCCTTGAAGGCGGAGACGGTGCGGGGCCCCGTGATCCGCTCCACCGTCCCCTTGAAAGCCTCGTGCAGCCTCTGCGTCAGCACCATCCTCTCTCTCTACCTTCCTTTCCCCCCTCGTTCCCTTCTCGCGGCGAGCAGAGGACAGAGGAAACGGAGAGGAGACACCAAAAGCAACAGCGACGAGATCAGAGACCGATCCAATTAGGTTTCCAAGGATCGATTTCGATGGATCCCGTGTATCGTGTGCTTCTGTCttggacgagagagagagagagagagagagagaggtagggaTGTACGATCCAGTTTGACGTGGAAGAGAAGTTATACCACCAAATTATACGACTTTGATTGGACTCCAATCTAACGGTCCGCAGATTTCGCCCGACCCATTTGTTTTACCCGTTTACTGACCATAACAAGTCTATTAGCTCCGAACCCGAATGTATAAAATCTTATTAGATTTTACagctcatattttcaatcaatgaTATCTTAATAAGATTCAATGTAAATTCTCTTTCTTACCCTAATATGGTCACAAAGGGAGAGTCAGaatctttcaagaattttatcgACTACTTCAAATACCTCGTGGATTCTACAGAATCACCGAAACCATTATCACTTTCCATTCAAAAATTTTAATAGACAATTTCTTGTGGATTCTTTAGAATCATCGAAATAATTATCACTTTCGCAATCACA from Musa acuminata AAA Group cultivar baxijiao chromosome BXJ2-11, Cavendish_Baxijiao_AAA, whole genome shotgun sequence encodes:
- the LOC103970397 gene encoding PLAT domain-containing protein 3, with amino-acid sequence MYLTLTPQWWVASDRKMGRRCLIGHCVLLLLILAIVPFVASEEEDECVYTVYVRTGSVFKGGTDATIGLTLGDAAGREVAVADLVAWGGLMGPDHDYYERGALDAFSGRGPCGLATPLCRLNLTSDGAGAHHGWYCEYVEVTATGPHTLCSQTLFYVRQWLATDAPPYRLYATVDGCAQPEAAPISDHRRLVVGSQTDSSSSSSS
- the LOC135627774 gene encoding autophagy-related protein 3-like, encoding MVLTQRLHEAFKGTVERITGPRTVSAFKEKGVLSVSEFVLAGDNLVAKCPTWSWEAGETSKRKSYLPDDKQYLITRNVPCLRRASSMEEEYDAAGGEFLLGNDDDDDDGDGWLATHGMPKETKSSEVEGLPSMESLEISKGAAIRSIPAYFGGEEEEDIPDMEDYEDPENLIETDTATLKSTYFVANEPEDDNILRTRTYDVSITYDKYYQTPRVWLTGYDESRMPLQPELVFEDVSQDHARKTVTSEDHPHLPGKHASVHPCRHGAVMKKIIDVLISRGVEPEVDKYLFLFLKFIASVVPTIEYDYTMDFDLGSSSH